One Denticeps clupeoides chromosome 10, fDenClu1.1, whole genome shotgun sequence genomic window carries:
- the LOC114798643 gene encoding uncharacterized protein LOC114798643 gives MEEGTADGARRLRRLKPELLDVLSSDADFVLQHADSLGLLTPRQYLQVKSLASPHEKVRELLDHVIQKGDAPALRLLELLLDENLQETYPRLRLLGDRLSGTSAGRTSSIGDPHRGRFSTRPSRLPGKRKTTAKRRRPLPEAAARPENVPPLVRPSPAAVVSEQQLMLAAGTFGRTWKQLAVAALGVPAAKLEQAVEENPRSPVMQVFSVLRHWRMREGPRATAARLHALLTQGDWALLPGSLDFLLESI, from the coding sequence ATGGAGGAGGGGACAGCAGATGGCGCCAGACGCCTGCGGCGGCTCAAACCCGAACTCCTGGACGTCCTGAGCTCAGACGCCGACTTCGTCCTGCAGCACGCCGACTCCCTGGGCCTGCTGACCCCGCGGCAGTACCTGCAGGTCAAATCGCTGGCCTCGCCGCATGAGAAGGTGCGGGAGCTGCTGGACCACGTGATCCAGAAAGGAGACGCTCCGGCGCTGAGGCTCCTGGAGCTCCTGCTGGACGAGAACTTGCAGGAGACGTATCCCAGGCTGCGGCTCCTCGGGGACAGACTGAGTGGGACGTCAGCCGGTAGAACGTCCAGCATCGGCGACCCTCACCGCGGCCGCTTCTCAACGCGTCCTTCTCGCCTTCCAGGGAAGCGAAAGACCACGGCGAAGAGGAGGCGGCCGTTACCAGAAGCGGCGGCCCGGCCCGAGAACGTTCCTCCACTCGTTCGTCCGTCCCCCGCAGCCGTGGTGAGCGAGCAGCAGCTGATGCTGGCGGCGGGGACGTTCGGCCGGACCTGGAAGCAGCTGGCCGTCGCGGCCCTGGGGGTCCCCGCCGCCAAGCTGGAGCAGGCGGTGGAGGAGAACCCCCGCAGCCCGGTGATGCAGGTCTTCAGCGTGCTGCGCCACTGGAGGATGAGGGAGGGGCCGAGGGCCACCGCCGCCCGCCTCCACGCTCTCCTTACGCAGGGTGACTGGGCGCTGCTCCCTGGCAGCCTCGACTTCCTGCTGGAGTCCATCtga
- the znf740b gene encoding zinc finger protein 740b isoform X3 produces MALMQANSMSGHKKMVTPLGPGQRDNQEGHHSHMVLPSGVSCPPLVRQEHLIRKDGEFHSSRLLEEKDMRSSHSQNVQPKKKHRKSEAPNKLREKPQQIEVPDLNDDSALKVQKNFICEHCYGAFRSSYHLKRHILTHTGEKPFGCDMCDMRFIQRYHLERHKRVHSGEKPYQCDRCQQNFSRTDRLLRHRRLCSVGVAKEENQSCCEGRPYSQDPQPQHTASWTPLQSPSGRLAV; encoded by the exons ATGGCGTTGATGCAGGCCAACTCCATGTCCGGCCACAAAAAGATGGTGACGCCACTGGGCCCCGGCCAGAGGGACAACCaggagggtcaccacagccacatgGTGCTGCCCTCCGGGGTCAGCTGTCCGCCGCTGGTGAGACAGGAGCAT ctCATCCGGAAGGACGGCGAGTTCCACTCGTCCCGGCTGCTGGAGGAGAAGGACATGCGCTCCAGCCACAGCCAGAATGTGCAGCCCAAAAAGAAGCACCGGAAGTCCGAGGCGCCCAACAAGCTGCGGGAGAAACCGCAGCAG ATCGAGGTGCCGGACCTGAACGACGACAGCGCCCTGAAGGTGCAGAAGAACTTCATCTGTGAGCACTGCTACGGCGCCTTCAGGAGTAGCTACCACTTGAAGAGGCACATCCTCACCCACACAG GGGAGAAGCCGTTCGGTTGTGACATGTGTGACATGCGGTTCATCCAGCGCTACCACCTGGAGAGACACAAGCGCGTCCAcagtggagagaagccttaTCAGTGCGACCGGTGTCAGCAG AACTTCTCCAGGACTGACCGACTTCTCAGACACCGACGCCTGTGTTCGGTGGGCGTGGCAAAGGAGGAGAACCAATCGTGCTGCGAAGGCCGACCGTACTCCCAAGACCCCCAGCCTCAGCACACTGCCTCATGGACCCCTCTGCAGTCGCCCAGTGGCAGGCTGGCGGTCTGA
- the znf740b gene encoding zinc finger protein 740b isoform X1: MTHLPNNSVRDHMKWAGLLGCEAVLSSMALMQANSMSGHKKMVTPLGPGQRDNQEGHHSHMVLPSGVSCPPLVRQEHLIRKDGEFHSSRLLEEKDMRSSHSQNVQPKKKHRKSEAPNKLREKPQQIEVPDLNDDSALKVQKNFICEHCYGAFRSSYHLKRHILTHTGEKPFGCDMCDMRFIQRYHLERHKRVHSGEKPYQCDRCQQNFSRTDRLLRHRRLCSVGVAKEENQSCCEGRPYSQDPQPQHTASWTPLQSPSGRLAV; the protein is encoded by the exons ATGACCCACCTCCCCAACAACTCAGTGCGAGACCATATGAAGTGG gCCGGGTTGCTGGGCTGTGAAGCCGTGCTGTCCAGCATGGCGTTGATGCAGGCCAACTCCATGTCCGGCCACAAAAAGATGGTGACGCCACTGGGCCCCGGCCAGAGGGACAACCaggagggtcaccacagccacatgGTGCTGCCCTCCGGGGTCAGCTGTCCGCCGCTGGTGAGACAGGAGCAT ctCATCCGGAAGGACGGCGAGTTCCACTCGTCCCGGCTGCTGGAGGAGAAGGACATGCGCTCCAGCCACAGCCAGAATGTGCAGCCCAAAAAGAAGCACCGGAAGTCCGAGGCGCCCAACAAGCTGCGGGAGAAACCGCAGCAG ATCGAGGTGCCGGACCTGAACGACGACAGCGCCCTGAAGGTGCAGAAGAACTTCATCTGTGAGCACTGCTACGGCGCCTTCAGGAGTAGCTACCACTTGAAGAGGCACATCCTCACCCACACAG GGGAGAAGCCGTTCGGTTGTGACATGTGTGACATGCGGTTCATCCAGCGCTACCACCTGGAGAGACACAAGCGCGTCCAcagtggagagaagccttaTCAGTGCGACCGGTGTCAGCAG AACTTCTCCAGGACTGACCGACTTCTCAGACACCGACGCCTGTGTTCGGTGGGCGTGGCAAAGGAGGAGAACCAATCGTGCTGCGAAGGCCGACCGTACTCCCAAGACCCCCAGCCTCAGCACACTGCCTCATGGACCCCTCTGCAGTCGCCCAGTGGCAGGCTGGCGGTCTGA
- the znf740b gene encoding zinc finger protein 740b isoform X2 has translation MTHLPNNSVRDHMKWAGLLGCEAVLSSMALMQANSMSGHKKMVTPLGPGQRDNQEGHHSHMVLPSGVSCPPLLIRKDGEFHSSRLLEEKDMRSSHSQNVQPKKKHRKSEAPNKLREKPQQIEVPDLNDDSALKVQKNFICEHCYGAFRSSYHLKRHILTHTGEKPFGCDMCDMRFIQRYHLERHKRVHSGEKPYQCDRCQQNFSRTDRLLRHRRLCSVGVAKEENQSCCEGRPYSQDPQPQHTASWTPLQSPSGRLAV, from the exons ATGACCCACCTCCCCAACAACTCAGTGCGAGACCATATGAAGTGG gCCGGGTTGCTGGGCTGTGAAGCCGTGCTGTCCAGCATGGCGTTGATGCAGGCCAACTCCATGTCCGGCCACAAAAAGATGGTGACGCCACTGGGCCCCGGCCAGAGGGACAACCaggagggtcaccacagccacatgGTGCTGCCCTCCGGGGTCAGCTGTCCGCCGCTG ctCATCCGGAAGGACGGCGAGTTCCACTCGTCCCGGCTGCTGGAGGAGAAGGACATGCGCTCCAGCCACAGCCAGAATGTGCAGCCCAAAAAGAAGCACCGGAAGTCCGAGGCGCCCAACAAGCTGCGGGAGAAACCGCAGCAG ATCGAGGTGCCGGACCTGAACGACGACAGCGCCCTGAAGGTGCAGAAGAACTTCATCTGTGAGCACTGCTACGGCGCCTTCAGGAGTAGCTACCACTTGAAGAGGCACATCCTCACCCACACAG GGGAGAAGCCGTTCGGTTGTGACATGTGTGACATGCGGTTCATCCAGCGCTACCACCTGGAGAGACACAAGCGCGTCCAcagtggagagaagccttaTCAGTGCGACCGGTGTCAGCAG AACTTCTCCAGGACTGACCGACTTCTCAGACACCGACGCCTGTGTTCGGTGGGCGTGGCAAAGGAGGAGAACCAATCGTGCTGCGAAGGCCGACCGTACTCCCAAGACCCCCAGCCTCAGCACACTGCCTCATGGACCCCTCTGCAGTCGCCCAGTGGCAGGCTGGCGGTCTGA
- the csad gene encoding cysteine sulfinic acid decarboxylase, whose protein sequence is MNDVVNGCNGHHDDGHPGSGHEEGQRFLAEAFRAIVEEAICKGVDAKEKVCEWQDPADLSALLDLDLRDDGESHDQLLRRVRDVAKYSVKTSHPRFFNQLFAGVDYHALAGRVLTETLNTSQYTYEVAPVFVLMESVVLQKLRSLVGWREGDGIFCPGGSMSNMFGMNVARFRAFPGVKQQGMWALPRLAVFTSAESHYSVKKSASFLGIGTDNVFIVKVDKRGCMVPEDLVAKIEDAKSQGAEPFFVSATSGTTVQGAFDPLDRIADVCQERGLWMHVDAAWGGSALFSKKHKHLVKGIQRADSVAWNPHKMLTTGLQCSVFLTKDTTNLLKQCHCANATYLFQQDKFYDINLDTGDKTIQCGRKVDCLKLWLMWKAVGTKGLAERVDRAFANARYLAEEMEKREGFELVGEPQFVNVCFWFVPPSLRGKKNSADYSEQLSKVAPAIKERMVKRGTMMVGYQPLNGLVNFFRMVVHSPQVSQKDLDFFLDEIEHLGSDL, encoded by the exons ATGAACGACGTCGTGAACGGCTGCAATGGTCACCATGATGACGGCCACCCCGGCTCCGGTCACGAGGAGGGACAGCGCTTCCTCGCGGAGGCCTTCAGGGCGATCGTGGAGGAGGCCATCTGTAAAGGCGTGGACGCGAAGGAGAAG GTGTGTGAGTGGCAGGACCCGGCGGACCTGAGTGCGCTGCTGGACCTGGACCTGAGGGACGATGGCGAGTCGCACGATCAGCTGCTGAGGCGGGTCCGCGACGTCGCCAAGTACAGCGTGAAGACCA GCCACCCGCGCTTCTTCAACCAGCTGTTTGCTGGAGTCGACTACCACGCCCTGGCTGGCCGAGTCCTCACCGAGACGCTCAACACCAGCCA GTACACCTACGAAGTGGCTCCCGTCTTCGTTCTGATGGAGAGCGTGGTCCTCCAAAAACTACGTTCCCTGGTGGGGTGGCGTGAGGGGGACGGCATCTTCTGTCCCGGTGGGTCCATGTCCAACATGTTTGGCATGAATGTCGCCCGATTCCGGGCCTTTCCGGGGGTCAAGCAGCAGGGCATGTGGGCCCTTCCCCGTCTGGCGGTCTTCACGTCGGCCGAG AGCCACTATTCTGTGAAGAAGTCGGCCTCGTTCCTCGGGATCGGAACCGACAACGTTTTCATAGTCAAAGTGGACAAAAG AGGCTGTATGGTTCCTGAAGACCTTGTGGCCAAGATAGAGGACGCCAAATCTCAG GGCGCCGAGCCGTTCTTCGTCAGCGCCACGTCGGGCACCACGGTGCAGGGAGCCTTCGACCCCCTCGACCGCATCGCCGACGTCTGCCAGGAGCGCGGCCTGTGGATGCACGTAGAC GCCGCCTGGGGAGGGAGCGCGCTGTTCTCCAAGAAGCACAAGCATCTGGTGAAAGGAATTCAACG gGCAGATTCCGTCGCTTGGAACCCCCACAAAATGCTGACCACCGGCTTGCAGTGCTCCGTCTTCCTGACGAAAGACACCACA AACCTGCTGAAGCAGTGCCACTGTGCCAACGCCACCTACCTGTTCCAGCAGGATAAATTTTACGACATCAACCTGGACACCGGAGACAAGACCATCCAGTGTGGCCGGAAGGTGGACTGCCTGAAGCTGTGGTTGATGTGGAAGGCCGTGGGCACGAAAGGCCTCGCCGAGAGAGTTGACCGAGCGTTTGCCAACGCAAG ATACCTTGCTGAGGAAATGGAGAAAAGGGAGGGCTTTGAGCTGGTTGGGGAG CCACAGTTCGTGAACGTATGTTTCTGGTTCGTCCCCCCCAGCCTGAGAGGAAAGAAGAACAGTGCGGATTACAGCGAACAGCTTTCGAAG GTTGCTCCAGCCATAAAGGAGCGTATGGTGAAACGAGGAACCATGATGGTGGGCTATCAGCCTCTTAACGGACTGGTCAACTTTTTCCGCATGGTGGTCCACTCCCCACAAGTCTCCCAGAAAGATCTGGACTTCTTTCTTGACGAAATTGAACATCTCGGAAGTGACCTGTGA
- the znf740b gene encoding zinc finger protein 740b isoform X4, producing MTHLPNNSVRDHMKWLIRKDGEFHSSRLLEEKDMRSSHSQNVQPKKKHRKSEAPNKLREKPQQIEVPDLNDDSALKVQKNFICEHCYGAFRSSYHLKRHILTHTGEKPFGCDMCDMRFIQRYHLERHKRVHSGEKPYQCDRCQQNFSRTDRLLRHRRLCSVGVAKEENQSCCEGRPYSQDPQPQHTASWTPLQSPSGRLAV from the exons ATGACCCACCTCCCCAACAACTCAGTGCGAGACCATATGAAGTGG ctCATCCGGAAGGACGGCGAGTTCCACTCGTCCCGGCTGCTGGAGGAGAAGGACATGCGCTCCAGCCACAGCCAGAATGTGCAGCCCAAAAAGAAGCACCGGAAGTCCGAGGCGCCCAACAAGCTGCGGGAGAAACCGCAGCAG ATCGAGGTGCCGGACCTGAACGACGACAGCGCCCTGAAGGTGCAGAAGAACTTCATCTGTGAGCACTGCTACGGCGCCTTCAGGAGTAGCTACCACTTGAAGAGGCACATCCTCACCCACACAG GGGAGAAGCCGTTCGGTTGTGACATGTGTGACATGCGGTTCATCCAGCGCTACCACCTGGAGAGACACAAGCGCGTCCAcagtggagagaagccttaTCAGTGCGACCGGTGTCAGCAG AACTTCTCCAGGACTGACCGACTTCTCAGACACCGACGCCTGTGTTCGGTGGGCGTGGCAAAGGAGGAGAACCAATCGTGCTGCGAAGGCCGACCGTACTCCCAAGACCCCCAGCCTCAGCACACTGCCTCATGGACCCCTCTGCAGTCGCCCAGTGGCAGGCTGGCGGTCTGA